In one Mucilaginibacter ginsenosidivorax genomic region, the following are encoded:
- a CDS encoding tyrosine-type recombinase/integrase, with protein sequence MKRKLGFKFVKDAKLLLSIDVLATESGQITQGISKEFADLWIKKTLNESSRNHYQRAICLNHFSTFLCGFGIQSYIPKLPPPPKTTFIPHIYSPFEVNALFEASDKLRIANSCTSCALICLPLLIRTLYSTGIRIGEALALKNEDVNLLENYLRVRDSKNGKERIVPISETLAEACRHYISYRNKMPRRRSFEYFFVKLDGSQPSPATVGVWFRRCLRQAGIPYIGMYQGPRVHDLRHTFAVTSLANMAESGIDLYVSLPILSTYLGHQSLESTNQYVRLTKHIYPDLIKDVNLICQDVFPKYKNYETD encoded by the coding sequence ATGAAAAGAAAACTTGGCTTTAAGTTTGTAAAAGATGCCAAATTATTATTATCAATTGATGTTCTTGCTACCGAAAGCGGTCAAATTACACAAGGCATATCAAAGGAATTTGCAGATCTCTGGATAAAAAAGACCCTCAATGAGTCTTCAAGAAACCATTATCAGAGAGCAATTTGTCTTAATCATTTTTCGACTTTTTTGTGTGGTTTTGGCATCCAATCTTATATACCCAAACTACCGCCGCCTCCAAAAACAACATTTATTCCGCACATCTATTCACCTTTTGAAGTTAACGCATTATTTGAAGCATCTGACAAATTAAGGATTGCAAATTCCTGCACGAGTTGCGCTTTGATCTGCCTGCCGCTATTAATCAGGACATTGTACAGCACCGGAATACGGATAGGCGAAGCATTGGCTTTAAAAAATGAAGACGTTAACCTTCTTGAAAATTACTTACGCGTCCGGGATAGCAAAAATGGCAAAGAAAGGATAGTTCCCATATCTGAAACATTAGCGGAAGCTTGCAGACACTATATAAGTTATCGAAACAAAATGCCGCGCAGGAGGTCTTTTGAGTATTTCTTTGTGAAACTTGATGGCAGTCAGCCTTCTCCTGCAACAGTAGGTGTTTGGTTTAGAAGGTGCCTTAGGCAGGCAGGAATACCCTATATTGGAATGTACCAGGGTCCTCGTGTTCATGACCTCAGACATACTTTTGCAGTTACCTCACTCGCTAATATGGCCGAATCCGGGATCGATTTGTATGTTTCATTGCCTATACTTTCGACATACCTGGGGCACCAGTCCCTTGAGTCAACCAATCAATATGTACGATTAACCAAGCACATTTACCCTGATCTAATCAAAGATGTGAATCTGATCTGTCAGGATGTATTTCCTAAATATAAGAACTATGAAACCGACTGA
- a CDS encoding site-specific integrase — MEHIRDFNELMSNATRYLESQFDLSERTIDEYTRYWRRVRSFMGLNGIRTYNQEVEKQFLADDLRGRNKFELSESEKRVYNCVKTLTEFAEKGGISIKLNAFKPGKPKIILNGPIGDLFVSFLEYKRTECRWSGDTFETHKNYLSMFLKFCNKANIATIADIEFATILLFLSDPRSIKGRRRGGAVSSLRAFFKYAFEQKLLGIDYSVSIPSYKSASQPQLPSTYSEKEIVQLLSSIERSSAIGKRNYAMILMAVRLGFRASDIANLKFEHLQWTKSTIEINQYKTGQELVVPLLPDVGNAIIDYLKYGRRNSEEPYVFLKEKPPYGRKCDGGLVSDTVIAAFVKSGIDTKGRKSGSHALRHSLVSRMLEESTVLPVISEVLGHASTESTRYYLRIDFKSMKQCVLDVPPVAIDFYEQKGGAFYD, encoded by the coding sequence ATGGAACACATCAGGGACTTTAATGAATTAATGTCCAATGCGACACGTTACCTGGAATCTCAATTTGACCTTAGCGAAAGGACGATTGATGAATACACAAGGTATTGGAGACGAGTCCGATCATTTATGGGCTTAAACGGAATCAGGACCTATAATCAAGAAGTAGAAAAACAATTCCTTGCTGACGATTTGAGAGGCCGAAATAAATTCGAGCTTTCAGAGAGCGAAAAACGCGTCTATAATTGCGTTAAGACGTTAACAGAATTTGCCGAAAAAGGCGGTATTAGTATTAAACTGAACGCCTTCAAACCAGGCAAACCTAAGATTATACTTAACGGTCCAATCGGCGATCTATTCGTCTCATTTCTGGAATACAAGCGAACGGAATGTAGATGGTCAGGGGATACTTTTGAAACCCATAAGAACTACCTTTCAATGTTCTTAAAGTTTTGCAACAAAGCCAATATTGCAACCATCGCAGACATTGAGTTTGCCACTATCCTTCTTTTTTTAAGTGACCCGCGAAGTATTAAAGGTCGTCGCAGGGGTGGCGCAGTTTCATCGCTAAGGGCTTTTTTTAAGTATGCCTTTGAACAAAAGCTTTTAGGAATTGACTATTCTGTTAGCATACCCAGTTATAAATCTGCCAGTCAGCCACAACTGCCGTCAACCTATTCGGAAAAGGAAATTGTACAATTACTCTCGTCGATAGAAAGGTCGAGTGCGATAGGCAAAAGAAACTATGCCATGATCCTTATGGCTGTCAGGTTGGGTTTCAGAGCTTCCGATATAGCCAATTTAAAGTTTGAACACCTGCAATGGACGAAATCGACTATCGAAATAAATCAATATAAAACTGGACAGGAATTGGTTGTCCCTTTATTACCGGATGTCGGTAACGCTATTATTGATTATTTAAAGTATGGCCGGCGTAACTCAGAGGAACCTTACGTTTTTTTGAAAGAAAAACCACCATATGGACGAAAATGCGACGGTGGTTTAGTTTCTGACACGGTTATAGCGGCATTCGTCAAATCTGGAATTGATACAAAAGGAAGGAAATCCGGATCTCATGCACTGCGTCATAGCCTTGTATCCAGAATGCTCGAAGAAAGCACTGTTCTTCCTGTAATCTCGGAAGTGCTCGGCCATGCAAGCACTGAATCTACCCGATATTATCTACGAATAGATTTCAAATCCATGAAGCAGTGTGTGCTCGATGTCCCACCTGTAGCTATCGACTTCTACGAGCAGAAAGGAGGTGCTTTTTATGACTAA